The nucleotide window TGCGTTTTTTCAATCGAATTTTCAATTCCTCAATACTGGGCGGTTTCACAAACACAGCCAAAGTTCGATCTGGATAAATGTGTTTGATATCAAGGCCTCCTACGACATCAATATCAAAGATTACATGCCTGCCTTTCGACCAAATGCGTTCTACTTCCTTTTTAAGGGTGCCATAAAAGTTATCTCTATAGACTTCTTCCCACTCCAGAAATTCTTCATTCTTAATTTTTTGTTTGAATTCCTTGATGTCTAAGAAATAATAGTCTTTACCATCCACCTCATCTGGTCTTTTCTGGCGAGAAGTTGCGGAAATTGAAAATTCAAGATTTAAATCTTTTTGGGAAAGCAGGTGGCGAACAATGGTTGTTTTGCCCGATCCTGAAGGTGCAGAAAAGACGATTAATTTGCCTTCAATCATTAAAGTACGTTTAAAAGTTGTTCCTTAATTTTTTCAAGTTCATCTTTCATTTGTACAACCAATTTCTGCATTGGGGCATGATTAGATTTTGAACCGATGGTGTTGATTTCCCTACCCATTTCTTGGCCGATAAACCCAAGTTTTTTACCATTGGAATCAGCTGATTTTAAAGCTGAAAGAAAGTAGTTTAAATGGTTTTCTAAACGGACAATTTCTTCAGTGATATCGTATTTTTCAATGTAATAAATCAGTTCTTGCTCAAAACGGTTTTCATCCACCTTTTCTTTAAGATCAGCAACACCCTTTTCTAAACGAGACCTTACTATTTGAACCCGTTCGGGGTCCATGACTTTTATTTTTTCTAGGATATCTTTAATAGTTTCAACCCTGTTTTTAAAATCAGCTTCCAAAACTTTGCCTTCATCTAATCGGTATTTTTGGATGGCCTCTAGAGTTTTTGCTATTTCATTTGAAAGCATTTTCCATTCTTCCTCATCTATTTCGTCCCTCTCTGTAGTAACTGCATCAGGCAATCGAATAGCCATTTTTAACAGTTCAATTTCATCTCCATCCACAACCTTTTTAAGCTGTTTAATGTATTCCTTAACCACAACAGCATTTATAGTTGATGAAGTATCCTCCCCGGTTATCTCGGTATAGATAAAAAGATCCACCTTGCCGCGTTCGAGCTTGTCGGCTAACATTTTGCGGATTTCTAATTCTTTTTGTCTGAACTGTGGGGCAATCCTAGAATTTATATCAAGGTT belongs to Aegicerativicinus sediminis and includes:
- the gmk gene encoding guanylate kinase, with protein sequence MIEGKLIVFSAPSGSGKTTIVRHLLSQKDLNLEFSISATSRQKRPDEVDGKDYYFLDIKEFKQKIKNEEFLEWEEVYRDNFYGTLKKEVERIWSKGRHVIFDIDVVGGLDIKHIYPDRTLAVFVKPPSIEELKIRLKKRKTESEDKINMRVAKASIELATAPQFDFIIENNDLETALKEAYKLVKDFLGTSVKNEKDC
- a CDS encoding YicC/YloC family endoribonuclease, giving the protein MIASMTGYGKTILQLPTKKISIEIKSLNSKNLDINSRIAPQFRQKELEIRKMLADKLERGKVDLFIYTEITGEDTSSTINAVVVKEYIKQLKKVVDGDEIELLKMAIRLPDAVTTERDEIDEEEWKMLSNEIAKTLEAIQKYRLDEGKVLEADFKNRVETIKDILEKIKVMDPERVQIVRSRLEKGVADLKEKVDENRFEQELIYYIEKYDITEEIVRLENHLNYFLSALKSADSNGKKLGFIGQEMGREINTIGSKSNHAPMQKLVVQMKDELEKIKEQLLNVL